In Leopardus geoffroyi isolate Oge1 chromosome D1, O.geoffroyi_Oge1_pat1.0, whole genome shotgun sequence, a single window of DNA contains:
- the ZNF408 gene encoding zinc finger protein 408, producing the protein MEEAEELLSGGGRLQCAPDPRLGPELGWIPSGQGFARGLKDFPPGPTRAFLALKSLPRGLALGPSLAEEPCLGVWCVGEPLQPGLLWGPLEEESVSKQKEEGVKLRLEEDVSLGPWGDVCACEQSSGWISLVQQGRLEGEGNVALVRINEKLHLQVYRVVPPGFELLLWPQPPSDGLSPTQPRLEEEAAMAVVTEVDSASQQEVDSPGEDAAEPWKDPGHQSPPSIQAENMVSPGPKPQTQDQLPEESQPLGLLPQGGSMDEEDPPQTQMSPEPQSNSTTQQGPESSEASSSSSARATHLHAYLVKKLCGSSEQCPPRAKTSEFRAQQAGEQQQAGLPACLRSPPGPGGSPPKQRRRYRCGECGKAFLQLCHLKKHAFVHTGHKPFLCTECGKSYSSEESFKAHMLGHRGVRPFPCPQCDKAYGTRRDLKEHQVVHSGARPFACDQCGKAFARRPSLRLHRKTHQVPAAPAPCPCPVCGRPLANQGSLRNHMRLHTGEKPFLCPHCGRAFRQRGTLRGHLRLHTGERPYRCPHCADAFPQLPELRRHLISHTGEAYLCPVCGKALRDPHTLRAHERLHSGERPFPCPQCGRAYTLATKLRRHLKSHLADKPYRCPTCGMGYTLPQSLKRHQLSHQPGAPSSPPSVPPAASEPTVVLVQTEPELLDTCSEQDVSPARDVFEVTISGSQEKCFVVPEEPGPTSSLVLIHKDMGFSAWAEVVEVETGT; encoded by the exons atggaggaggcagaggagctgCTCTCCGGGGGCGGGAGACTGCAGTGCG CCCCCGACCCGCGCCTGGGCCCGGAATTAGGATGGATCCCTTCTGGACAAGGCTTTGCTCGAGGCCTCAAAGATTTCCCGCCCGGGCCGACCCGGGCCTTCCTTGCTCTAAAGAGCCTTCCCCGGGGCTTGGCCCTTGGCCCTTCACTCGCCGAGGAACCGTGTTTGGGGGTCTGGTGTGTCGGGGAGCCCCTGCAGCCGGGACTGCTCTGGGGGCCTCTGGAAGAGGAGTCTGTCTCCaagcagaaggaggaaggagtgaAACTACGGCTGGAGGAG GACGTGTCACTAGGCCCATGGGGAGACGTGTGTGCTTGTGAGCAGAGTTCAGGCTGGATCAG TCTGGTGCAGCAGGGCAGGCTGGAAGGTGAGGGAAACGTAGCCCTGGTGCGGATCAACGAGAAGCTCCATCTGCAGGTGTACCGGGTTGTGCCGCCAGGCTTTGAGTTGCTGCTGtggccccagcctccctctgatggcctgagccccacccagcccaggcTAGAAGAAGAGGCAGCCATGGCTGTGGTGACCGAAGTGGACTCCGCTTCACAGCAGGAAGTGGACTCCCCTGGGGAGGATGCAGCAGAACCTTGGAAAG ATCCCGGTCACCAGTCACCCCCCAGCATCCAGGCAGAGAATATGGTAAGCCCCGGACCTAAGCCTCAAACCCAGGATCAACTTCCCGAGGAGAGCCAACCACTTGGCCTGCTCCCTCAGGGTGGCAGCATGGATGAGGAGGATCCACCCCAGACACAGATGTCACCTGAACCTCAGAGCAACTCCACTACCCAGCAGGGCCCAGAGAGTAGTGAGGCCAGTTCCTCGTCTTCTGCCAGGGCCACCCACCTGCATGCTTACCTGGTCAAGAAGTTATGTGGCTCCAGTGAGCAGTGCCCACCCAGAGCAAAGACCTCGGAGTTCAGGGCCCAGCAGGCTGGGGAGCAGCAACAGGCTGGCCTCCCTGCATGCTTGCGGAGCCCTCCTGGCCCAGGAGGAAGCCCCCCAAAACAGAGACGACGGTACCGGTGTGGGGAGTGTGGCAAAGCCTTCCTGCAGCTCTGCCACCTGAAGAAGCATGCGTTCGTGCACACAGGCCACAAACCCTTCCTTTGCACTGAGTGTGGCAAGAGCTATAGCTCAGAGGAGAGCTTCAAAGCCCATATGCTGGGCCACCGCGGAGTGCGACCCTTTCCTTGCCCACAATGCGACAAGGCCTACGGCACCCGGCGAGACCTCAAAGAGCACCAGGTGGTACATTCAGGTGCCAGGCCCTTTGCCTGTGACCAGTGTGGCAAGGCCTTTGCCCGCCGGCCCTCCCTGCGACTGCATCGCAAGACCCACCAGGTGCCGGCTGCTCCTGCCCCGTGCCCGTGCCCTGTGTGTGGACGCCCCCTGGCCAACCAGGGCTCTCTGCGCAACCACATGCGACTCCACACAGGAGAAAAGCCCTTCCTGTGCCCACACTGTGGCAGGGCGTTCCGCCAGCGGGGCACCCTGCGTGGTCACTTGCGGCTGCACACGGGGGAGCGCCCTTACCGCTGCCCGCACTGTGCCGATGCCTTTCCGCAGCTGCCTGAGCTGCGGCGCCATCTTATCTCTCACACCGGGGAGGCCTACTTGTGCCCTGTGTGTGGGAAGGCCCTCCGAGACCCACATACACTGCGTGCTCATGAGCGTCTGCACTCAGGGGAGAGGCCCTTCCCGTGCCCCCAGTGTGGCCGTGCTTACACACTGGCCACCAAGCTGAGGCGCCACCTCAAGTCCCACCTGGCCGACAAGCCCTATCGCTGTCCCACCTGTGGCATGGGCTAcaccctcccccagagcctcaAGCGGCACCAGCTCAGTCACCAGCCTGGGGCACCCTCCAGCCCACCCAGTGTGCCACCTGCTGCTTCCGAGCCCACCGTGGTACTAGTGCAGACTGAGCCAGAACTGCTAGATACATGCAGCGAACAGGACGTCTCCCCAGCCCGGGATGTCTTCGAGGTCACCATTTCTGGGAGCCAGGAGAAGTGCTTTGTGGTGCCTGAGGAGCCAGGCCCCACCTCCAGCCTGGTGCTCATTCATAAGGACATGGGCTTTAGTGCCTGGGCAGAAGTGGTGGAGGTGGAGACGGGCACCTGa